One region of Streptomyces leeuwenhoekii genomic DNA includes:
- a CDS encoding ATP-binding protein, protein MGFGFGQRRGGQLPVELTNFVGRTEELARIRDALTRSRLLTLVGPGGVGKSRIALRAARDLAERYPDGVRLVELSGLHDPELLPAALAGVLELPEQSGMSPLDAVVEHLRGRRLLIVLDTCEHLVDACAMLCDILLREAAGLSVLATSRQPLDVPGEFCLPVPPLPRRDAVELFEQRAAAVTGGVGTGPGGREHTLALVDRLDGIPLALELAAVRLRAVPLSELAARLDHRFEVLTGGRRTALTRHQTLRTAIDWSYDLCTPQERRLWARLSVFAGTFDLPSAERVCADGELPAEEVVEALIGLVDKSVVRRLGEDDGRYRLLDTLREYGAGRLARTEPARAAEAVRRRHFAHYDALVLRFWDELIGPEQVALHRAVREDVADVRAALEYGYATEGRAADALWLASRLGPYWRAAGTLSEGRYWIDKGLDRVPYDCPERAWGLFMAGVTAVWTGDLATATKRFPAAHAVARRAGEKRVELFAEAYLGAMTALGGAADEGLAALERARTRIVEDGDLLGIGVVHYEGALLRAVFGDTAGALRLCETGLARLEGTGDRQLYGSTLTVQGVVLALTGEHDRSAEALRRGLEAASEVGEVLVAALACMGLAWHAARTGRPGRACRLLGYAEHTRRLSGDPVALLPRLLEEHETVREQVRAALGDQEFERLREAGARMSGRQALDAVREDPDTPPDAPEAADGGRRAARAKGSGTPGRPAQVLTRREREVAALVARGLSNREIAERLVISKRTVDAHVEHILAKLRITSRTEIPAVAGP, encoded by the coding sequence ATGGGATTCGGCTTCGGACAGCGGCGCGGCGGGCAGCTCCCGGTGGAACTCACCAACTTCGTCGGCCGCACCGAGGAACTGGCCCGGATCCGCGACGCGCTGACCCGCTCACGGCTGCTCACGCTGGTGGGCCCGGGCGGTGTCGGCAAGAGCCGGATCGCGCTGCGGGCCGCCCGCGACCTGGCCGAGCGGTACCCGGACGGCGTGCGGCTGGTGGAGCTGTCCGGGCTGCACGATCCCGAGCTGCTGCCGGCCGCGCTGGCGGGTGTGCTGGAGCTGCCCGAGCAGTCCGGGATGAGCCCGCTGGACGCCGTCGTCGAACATCTGCGCGGCCGGCGGCTGCTGATCGTCCTCGACACCTGCGAGCACCTCGTCGACGCCTGCGCGATGCTCTGCGACATCCTGCTGCGCGAGGCGGCCGGGCTGAGCGTGCTCGCCACCAGCAGGCAGCCGCTCGACGTGCCCGGCGAGTTCTGCCTGCCGGTCCCGCCGCTGCCGCGCCGGGACGCCGTGGAGCTGTTCGAGCAGCGCGCCGCCGCCGTCACCGGCGGCGTGGGCACCGGACCGGGCGGCCGGGAGCACACCCTCGCGTTGGTCGACCGCCTCGACGGCATCCCGCTCGCCCTGGAACTGGCCGCCGTCCGGCTGCGCGCGGTGCCGCTGTCCGAACTCGCCGCCCGCCTGGACCACCGCTTCGAGGTCCTCACCGGCGGCCGGCGCACCGCCCTGACCCGCCACCAGACCCTCCGCACGGCCATCGACTGGTCCTACGACCTGTGCACGCCCCAGGAACGGCGGCTGTGGGCGCGGCTGTCCGTCTTCGCCGGCACCTTCGACCTGCCGTCGGCCGAACGGGTCTGCGCGGACGGCGAGCTGCCCGCCGAGGAGGTGGTCGAGGCGCTGATCGGCCTGGTGGACAAGTCGGTGGTGCGGCGCCTGGGCGAGGACGACGGGCGCTACCGGCTGCTGGACACGCTCCGGGAGTACGGGGCCGGCCGGCTGGCGCGGACCGAGCCGGCGCGGGCGGCCGAGGCGGTGCGGCGGCGGCACTTCGCCCACTACGACGCCCTGGTCCTCCGCTTCTGGGACGAGCTGATCGGCCCGGAGCAGGTCGCCCTGCACCGCGCCGTGCGGGAGGACGTGGCCGACGTCCGGGCCGCCCTGGAGTACGGGTACGCCACCGAGGGCCGGGCGGCGGACGCGCTGTGGCTGGCGAGCAGGCTGGGGCCGTACTGGCGGGCGGCGGGGACGCTGTCCGAGGGGCGCTACTGGATCGACAAGGGGCTCGACCGCGTCCCGTACGACTGCCCGGAGCGGGCCTGGGGCCTGTTCATGGCCGGGGTGACCGCCGTGTGGACCGGCGACCTGGCCACGGCGACAAAACGGTTCCCCGCGGCCCACGCCGTGGCGCGGCGGGCCGGTGAGAAACGCGTCGAGCTGTTCGCCGAGGCGTATCTGGGCGCCATGACGGCGCTCGGCGGGGCCGCCGACGAGGGGCTCGCGGCCCTGGAACGGGCCCGCACGCGGATCGTCGAGGACGGCGACCTGCTCGGCATCGGCGTCGTCCACTACGAGGGCGCGCTGCTGCGGGCCGTGTTCGGCGACACGGCCGGGGCGCTGCGGCTGTGCGAGACGGGCCTCGCCCGCCTGGAGGGCACGGGCGACCGGCAGTTGTACGGGTCCACGCTGACCGTGCAGGGCGTCGTCCTGGCGCTGACCGGCGAGCACGACCGCAGCGCCGAGGCGCTGCGCCGGGGCCTGGAGGCCGCGAGCGAGGTCGGCGAGGTGCTGGTGGCGGCGCTGGCGTGCATGGGGCTGGCCTGGCACGCCGCCCGCACCGGCCGCCCTGGGCGGGCCTGCCGGCTGCTGGGGTACGCCGAGCACACGCGGCGGCTGAGCGGGGACCCGGTGGCCCTGCTGCCCCGGCTGCTGGAGGAGCACGAGACGGTGCGCGAGCAGGTGCGGGCCGCGCTGGGCGACCAGGAGTTCGAGCGGTTGCGGGAGGCGGGGGCGCGGATGTCGGGGCGGCAGGCGCTGGACGCCGTACGCGAGGACCCCGACACGCCGCCGGACGCGCCGGAGGCGGCGGACGGGGGGCGCCGGGCGGCCCGCGCCAAGGGCTCCGGGACGCCCGGCCGCCCGGCCCAGGTGCTGACCCGGCGGGAGCGCGAGGTGGCGGCGCTGGTGGCGCGGGGCCTGTCCAACCGCGAGATCGCCGAGCGGCTGGTGATCTCCAAGCGCACGGTGGACGCCCACGTGGAGCACATTCTGGCCAAGCTCCGCATCACGTCCCGTACGGAGATACCGGCGGTCGCCGGTCCCTGA
- a CDS encoding glycoside hydrolase family 13 protein, with product MTVRTTTPGLPDLSSQDPHWWRQAVIYQIYPRSFADADGDGLGDLRGITQRLTHLAALGVDALWLSPFYPSELADGGYDVEDYRDVDPRLGTLDDFGALVAEAHRLGLKVIVDLVPNHTSHRHVWFQEALNAGPGSAARDRYVFRDGRGPSGELPPTDWQSVFGGSAWQRVPDGQWYLHLFTPEQPDLNWENEQVRADFRTTLKFWSDRGVDGFRIDVAHALAKDLSEPLRDLGSPERSREAALTEFEPGTHPFYDRDEVHEIYRDWRKIMDAYTPPRMAVAEAWVPGARRALYARPDELGQAFNFEYLQARWDAGELRRVITGSLAEASAAGASATWVLSNHDVVRHTSRLMLPPGTDDNAWLLSGGHAPAVDEAAGLRRARAATLLMLALPGSAYVYQGEELGLPEVADLPTEVLQDPIWEQTGHVRKGRDGCRVPLPWTTTGPSYGFGPGGSWLPQPPAFAEYAVEAQDGVPGSTLELYRTALRLRRKLLDGETLTWAQDAPPGVLQFDRSDRWRCVANLTGAAVSLPAGEVLVTSAPLEDGRLGPDTTAWLAR from the coding sequence GTGACCGTCCGCACCACGACGCCCGGCCTGCCCGACCTGTCGTCCCAGGATCCCCACTGGTGGCGGCAGGCCGTCATCTACCAGATCTATCCGCGCAGCTTCGCCGACGCCGACGGCGACGGGCTCGGTGACCTCCGCGGCATCACCCAGCGCCTGACCCACCTGGCCGCACTCGGCGTCGACGCGCTCTGGCTCAGCCCCTTCTACCCCTCCGAGCTCGCCGACGGCGGCTACGACGTCGAGGACTACCGGGACGTCGACCCGCGCCTGGGCACCCTGGACGACTTCGGCGCCCTGGTCGCCGAGGCCCACCGCCTCGGCCTGAAGGTGATCGTCGACCTCGTCCCCAACCACACCTCGCACCGGCACGTCTGGTTCCAGGAGGCGCTGAACGCCGGGCCCGGCTCGGCCGCCCGCGACCGGTACGTCTTCCGCGACGGGCGCGGCCCGAGCGGCGAACTCCCGCCCACCGACTGGCAGTCCGTCTTCGGCGGCAGCGCCTGGCAGCGCGTGCCCGACGGGCAGTGGTACCTGCATCTGTTCACCCCCGAACAGCCCGACCTGAACTGGGAGAACGAACAGGTCCGGGCCGACTTCCGCACCACCCTGAAATTCTGGTCCGACCGGGGCGTGGACGGCTTCCGGATCGACGTCGCCCACGCGCTCGCCAAGGACCTGAGCGAGCCGCTGCGCGACCTCGGCTCCCCCGAGCGGTCCAGGGAGGCGGCGCTGACCGAGTTCGAGCCCGGCACCCACCCCTTCTACGACCGCGACGAGGTGCACGAGATCTACCGCGACTGGCGGAAGATCATGGACGCCTACACCCCGCCCCGCATGGCGGTCGCCGAGGCGTGGGTGCCCGGCGCCCGGCGCGCGCTGTACGCCCGCCCCGACGAGCTGGGCCAGGCGTTCAACTTCGAGTACCTCCAGGCCCGCTGGGACGCCGGTGAACTGCGCCGCGTCATCACCGGGTCGCTGGCCGAGGCGTCGGCCGCCGGCGCGTCGGCGACCTGGGTGCTGTCCAACCACGACGTCGTCCGCCACACCTCCCGCCTGATGCTCCCCCCGGGCACGGACGACAACGCCTGGCTGCTGTCCGGGGGCCACGCCCCGGCGGTCGACGAGGCGGCCGGACTGCGCCGGGCCCGGGCCGCGACCCTGCTGATGCTGGCCCTGCCCGGTTCGGCCTACGTCTACCAGGGCGAGGAGCTCGGCCTGCCGGAGGTGGCCGACCTGCCCACCGAGGTGCTCCAGGACCCGATCTGGGAGCAGACCGGGCACGTCCGCAAGGGCCGCGACGGCTGCCGGGTGCCGCTGCCGTGGACGACGACCGGGCCGTCGTACGGCTTCGGGCCGGGCGGATCCTGGCTGCCGCAGCCGCCCGCCTTCGCGGAGTACGCCGTGGAGGCGCAGGACGGGGTGCCGGGCTCCACCCTGGAGCTGTACCGCACGGCCCTGCGGCTGCGCCGCAAGCTGCTCGACGGCGAGACGCTGACCTGGGCACAGGACGCCCCGCCCGGCGTGCTCCAGTTCGACCGCTCCGACCGCTGGCGCTGCGTCGCCAACCTCACCGGCGCGGCGGTGTCGCTGCCCGCGGGCGAGGTGCTGGTGACCAGCGCGCCCCTGGAGGACGGACGGCTGGGCCCGGACACCACGGCCTGGCTGGCCCGGTAG
- a CDS encoding LAETG motif-containing sortase-dependent surface protein, whose translation MSIARRVTVRRLLGAGAASLALCAASVASASGAFAHGAPGGHGWGSGGGYKPGTGAGTVTETDRCQFSLDGTAFSDSVKVDDQNLKPTEDGKVHIKVRTAGSATTCTASLASYLAHGATFATSGEQVFVDFDTVTVKPGETGSLDIAVPDAGCYAQIDLYRGAVRYDGELEANDGFEHGPLPKGPDGTVIKDKLIAAWNGGTKDCTADTPEPPAEPEPSAPEPSAPSDTPEPSAPATESPAGTPSADTPSSRPPASESPASQAPSASASAPAAAAPSATPNGGSGDLAETGAGSSTLPLAIGAAVLLAGGAGIVVATRRRRTARS comes from the coding sequence ATGTCCATAGCGAGACGTGTCACCGTGCGCCGCCTGCTGGGGGCGGGCGCCGCGAGCCTCGCCCTGTGCGCCGCGTCCGTCGCCTCCGCCTCCGGGGCCTTCGCCCACGGCGCGCCGGGCGGCCACGGCTGGGGCTCGGGCGGTGGCTACAAGCCCGGGACGGGCGCGGGCACGGTCACCGAGACCGACCGCTGCCAGTTCTCGCTCGACGGCACCGCGTTCTCCGACTCGGTCAAGGTCGACGACCAGAACCTGAAGCCCACCGAGGACGGCAAGGTCCACATCAAGGTCCGCACCGCCGGCTCCGCCACCACCTGCACGGCCTCCCTGGCCTCCTACCTCGCCCACGGCGCCACCTTCGCCACCTCCGGCGAGCAGGTCTTCGTCGACTTCGACACCGTGACGGTCAAGCCCGGCGAGACCGGTTCCCTCGACATCGCGGTGCCGGACGCGGGCTGCTACGCGCAGATCGACCTGTACCGCGGCGCGGTCCGGTACGACGGCGAGCTGGAGGCGAACGACGGCTTCGAGCACGGCCCGCTGCCCAAGGGCCCGGACGGCACCGTCATCAAGGACAAGCTGATCGCCGCCTGGAACGGCGGGACGAAGGACTGCACGGCCGACACCCCCGAGCCGCCCGCCGAGCCGGAGCCGTCGGCCCCGGAGCCCTCCGCGCCGTCGGACACGCCCGAGCCCAGCGCCCCGGCGACCGAGAGCCCGGCCGGGACGCCGTCGGCCGACACCCCGTCGAGCCGGCCGCCCGCCTCCGAGTCCCCGGCCAGCCAGGCCCCGTCCGCCTCGGCCTCCGCGCCGGCCGCGGCGGCCCCGTCCGCCACGCCGAACGGCGGCAGCGGCGACCTCGCCGAGACCGGCGCCGGCAGCAGCACCCTTCCGCTCGCCATCGGCGCGGCGGTGCTGCTGGCGGGTGGCGCGGGCATCGTGGTGGCGACGCGCCGCCGCCGCACGGCCCGCTCCTGA
- a CDS encoding nucleoside hydrolase, which yields MTTEQPIPVIIDCDTGIDDALALLFAVRHPGLDLRAVTCVAGNTDVDGVVRNTLTVLEQAGAPAVPVARGAERPLIEAVRTARHVHGRDGMGDLGLPAPTRTAVDVDAVTLLRREILASPRPVTLVPTAPLTNIALLLRTHPEVTRNIERIVFMGGAVATGNATPVAEFNVWHDPEAAAVLLTAGVPMTMYGLDVFQQVVVPGADVTRLRGSTEPGARLAGELLAHRGPATDETEPGGGLGDAGAVCAVADPAGLTTELLPVEVALAPGPTRGQTIVDRRARPGESEIHEGGREQTLVDVALGVDVERYVKLYLAAVEGP from the coding sequence GTGACGACCGAGCAGCCCATCCCGGTGATCATCGACTGCGACACGGGCATCGACGACGCCCTCGCCCTGCTGTTCGCGGTCCGTCACCCGGGCCTTGACCTGCGCGCGGTCACCTGTGTGGCCGGGAACACCGACGTCGACGGCGTCGTCCGCAACACCCTGACCGTGCTGGAGCAGGCCGGGGCTCCCGCCGTGCCCGTCGCGCGGGGCGCCGAGCGCCCGCTGATCGAGGCGGTGCGCACCGCCCGGCATGTGCACGGCCGGGACGGCATGGGCGACCTCGGCCTGCCCGCCCCCACCCGCACCGCCGTCGACGTCGACGCGGTGACGCTGCTGCGCCGCGAGATCCTCGCCTCCCCGCGCCCGGTCACCCTCGTCCCGACCGCCCCGCTGACCAACATCGCCCTGCTGCTGCGCACCCACCCCGAGGTCACCCGCAACATCGAGCGGATCGTGTTCATGGGCGGCGCGGTGGCCACCGGGAACGCCACGCCGGTCGCCGAGTTCAACGTCTGGCACGACCCGGAGGCCGCGGCGGTCCTGCTCACCGCCGGAGTGCCGATGACCATGTACGGGCTGGACGTGTTCCAGCAGGTCGTGGTGCCCGGTGCGGACGTGACGCGGCTGCGGGGCAGTACCGAGCCGGGTGCCCGGCTGGCGGGCGAGCTGCTCGCCCACCGCGGCCCGGCCACCGACGAGACGGAGCCCGGCGGCGGTCTCGGTGACGCGGGCGCGGTCTGCGCGGTCGCCGACCCGGCGGGCCTGACCACGGAACTGCTGCCGGTGGAGGTGGCGTTGGCCCCCGGCCCGACGCGCGGTCAGACGATCGTCGACCGCCGGGCCCGCCCCGGAGAGTCCGAGATCCACGAGGGCGGGCGGGAGCAGACGCTGGTGGACGTGGCGCTCGGTGTCGACGTGGAGCGGTACGTGAAGCTCTATCTGGCCGCGGTCGAGGGTCCGTGA
- the thrS gene encoding threonine--tRNA ligase: MHDHRHLGRDLGVFGTDPLMGAGLPYWLPDGATVRHTLEEYVREAELRAGYRHVHSPDLGKRELYEISGHWDLYREDMFPPMRLGAEEVVLRPSLCPHHALVYRSRGRSHRELPLRIAELGTMYRSEPSGVLGGLTRVRAIHLNDAHIFCTPEQAAGEARAALGLIRRAYADLGIRAARYRLSLPGPGGKYVADPELWRRATALLEEALDGQPYEAAEGEAAFYGPKIDVQIADAAGRETTLSTVQIDFHQPARFGLRYTGADGRGHRPVMVHRSVIGSVERAVAHLIEVSGGAFPVWLAPVQLVVLPVGEAQEERAYELVGEAVSRGVRAEVAGPARGTLGARIRAARLVPYQAVIGEREAAGGDLGAVRLRDGRRPGAVSGAELLRRIGERARERGWELWGDA, translated from the coding sequence GTGCACGATCACCGACACCTCGGCCGCGACCTCGGCGTGTTCGGCACCGACCCCCTGATGGGCGCCGGTCTGCCGTACTGGCTGCCCGACGGAGCGACCGTCCGACACACCCTGGAGGAGTACGTCCGCGAGGCGGAACTGCGCGCCGGGTACCGGCACGTGCACTCGCCGGACCTCGGCAAGCGCGAGCTGTACGAGATCTCCGGCCACTGGGACCTGTACCGCGAGGACATGTTCCCGCCGATGCGGCTGGGCGCCGAGGAGGTGGTCCTGCGCCCCAGCCTGTGCCCGCACCACGCGCTGGTCTACCGCTCCCGCGGCCGCAGCCACCGGGAACTGCCGCTGCGGATAGCTGAGTTGGGCACCATGTACCGCTCCGAGCCGTCCGGCGTGCTCGGCGGCCTGACCCGCGTACGGGCCATCCACCTCAACGACGCGCACATCTTCTGCACTCCGGAGCAGGCGGCCGGCGAGGCCCGGGCGGCCCTCGGCCTGATCCGCCGCGCCTACGCCGACCTCGGCATCCGCGCCGCCCGCTACCGGCTCTCCCTGCCCGGCCCCGGCGGCAAGTACGTCGCCGACCCTGAGCTGTGGCGGCGGGCGACCGCGCTGCTGGAGGAGGCGCTGGACGGACAGCCCTACGAAGCCGCCGAAGGCGAGGCCGCCTTCTACGGGCCCAAGATCGATGTGCAGATCGCGGACGCCGCCGGACGCGAGACCACCCTGTCCACTGTGCAGATCGACTTCCACCAGCCCGCGCGCTTCGGCCTGCGGTACACCGGCGCAGACGGGCGCGGGCACCGGCCGGTCATGGTGCACCGCAGTGTCATCGGCAGTGTGGAGCGGGCCGTCGCGCACCTGATCGAGGTGTCCGGCGGTGCCTTTCCCGTGTGGCTGGCGCCCGTGCAGCTGGTGGTGCTGCCGGTCGGCGAGGCGCAGGAGGAGCGGGCGTACGAGCTGGTGGGCGAGGCCGTCTCGCGGGGAGTGCGGGCCGAGGTGGCCGGGCCCGCGCGGGGCACCCTGGGCGCCCGGATCCGGGCGGCGCGGCTGGTGCCGTACCAGGCGGTGATCGGGGAGCGGGAGGCCGCCGGCGGTGATCTGGGGGCCGTACGGCTGCGGGACGGGCGGCGGCCGGGGGCGGTGTCCGGGGCGGAACTGCTGCGGCGGATCGGTGAACGGGCGCGGGAGCGGGGATGGGAGCTGTGGGGGGACGCGTAA
- a CDS encoding GNAT family N-acetyltransferase: MPAAQRTSVAASVSVRPLVEPDLDRADEIFRVAFGTFLGAPEPKTFFGTADYVRTRWAADPDAAFAATVEGKVVGSNFAADWGSVGYFGPLTVRPDLWDQGVGRRLMEPVMACFDTWENRHLGLFTFSHSPKHLELYRRYGFWPRFLTAIMKKQVTTGAAVPGRVLYGGLTAAERPQALSLSRALTGAVYEGLSLEREIMAVQAQGLGDTILLTGADSGLDGLAVCHCGAGSEAGEDVCFVKFGAVRPGPDAADRFERLLDACEHLATEKGLGQLDAGMNLARQDAYRRMVDRGFRTWLQGVTMHKPNEPGYSHPDAYVIDDWR, from the coding sequence ATGCCCGCAGCGCAGCGAACGAGTGTCGCCGCCTCGGTGTCGGTCCGCCCGCTGGTCGAGCCGGACCTTGATCGAGCCGACGAGATCTTCAGGGTCGCCTTCGGGACCTTCCTCGGGGCCCCCGAGCCGAAGACGTTCTTCGGGACCGCCGACTATGTCCGCACCCGCTGGGCGGCAGATCCGGACGCGGCCTTCGCGGCGACCGTCGAGGGCAAGGTCGTCGGATCGAACTTCGCCGCCGACTGGGGCAGCGTCGGGTACTTCGGCCCGCTGACCGTACGTCCGGACCTGTGGGACCAGGGCGTCGGCAGGCGCCTCATGGAACCGGTCATGGCCTGCTTCGACACCTGGGAGAACCGACACCTCGGCCTGTTCACCTTCTCGCACAGTCCCAAGCACCTCGAGCTCTACCGCCGGTACGGTTTCTGGCCCCGATTCCTGACAGCCATCATGAAGAAACAGGTCACCACCGGTGCCGCAGTCCCCGGCCGGGTGCTGTACGGCGGGCTGACCGCCGCTGAGCGGCCCCAGGCGCTGAGCCTCAGTCGCGCACTGACGGGGGCTGTGTACGAGGGCCTGAGCCTGGAGCGCGAGATCATGGCCGTACAGGCGCAGGGGCTCGGTGACACCATCCTTCTCACGGGTGCCGACTCAGGCCTCGACGGTCTGGCCGTCTGCCACTGCGGAGCGGGGTCGGAGGCCGGTGAGGACGTGTGCTTCGTCAAATTCGGCGCCGTACGCCCTGGCCCGGACGCCGCGGACCGGTTCGAACGACTGCTGGATGCGTGCGAGCATCTGGCCACCGAGAAGGGACTGGGGCAACTGGACGCCGGCATGAACCTGGCCCGCCAGGATGCCTACCGGCGCATGGTCGACCGCGGTTTCCGTACCTGGCTGCAAGGCGTGACCATGCACAAACCCAACGAACCCGGCTACAGCCACCCGGACGCCTACGTGATCGACGACTGGCGCTGA
- a CDS encoding GntR family transcriptional regulator has translation MATTDDRRPKYQRIADSLREAIETGEYGPGDRLPGENELMSTYGVARMTARQALSVLREEGVAEARKGAGVFVRAFRPLRRRGIHRLSRDQWGDGRSIWSADIENRDLEVDGITVSEEPAPEHIGAVLDLADGEAVCVRRRRFVLDGKPVLLATSHLPMSLVAGSAITREDTGPGGTYARLAELGHAPVHFREEIRSRMPSKDETTRLSMSAGTPVILICRTAYTAEGRPVEVNEMTLDASSYILEYDFDAGPGTATADN, from the coding sequence ATGGCCACTACCGACGACCGTCGGCCCAAGTACCAGCGGATCGCGGACTCCCTGCGTGAGGCCATCGAAACGGGCGAGTACGGTCCCGGTGATCGCCTGCCGGGGGAGAACGAACTCATGAGCACGTACGGCGTGGCCCGCATGACGGCCCGGCAGGCGCTGAGCGTCCTACGGGAGGAAGGCGTCGCCGAGGCCCGCAAGGGCGCCGGCGTCTTCGTCCGGGCCTTCCGCCCGCTTCGACGCCGGGGCATCCACCGGCTGAGCCGCGACCAGTGGGGCGACGGCCGCTCCATCTGGTCGGCGGACATCGAGAACAGGGACCTCGAGGTCGACGGGATCACCGTGTCCGAGGAACCGGCACCCGAACACATCGGCGCCGTCCTGGACCTGGCCGATGGCGAGGCGGTGTGCGTGAGGCGCCGGCGCTTCGTCCTCGACGGCAAGCCGGTCCTGCTCGCGACGAGCCACCTCCCCATGTCGCTGGTCGCCGGATCCGCCATCACCCGGGAAGACACCGGACCGGGCGGCACGTACGCCAGGCTCGCCGAACTCGGCCACGCCCCGGTGCACTTCCGCGAAGAGATCCGCTCACGCATGCCGTCGAAGGACGAGACGACGCGACTGAGCATGTCGGCGGGCACCCCGGTCATCCTCATCTGCCGCACCGCGTACACGGCCGAGGGCCGCCCCGTCGAGGTCAACGAGATGACCCTGGACGCCTCCTCGTACATCCTGGAGTACGACTTCGACGCGGGCCCGGGGACTGCGACAGCCGACAACTAG
- a CDS encoding ATP-binding protein → MSFVIDRYPCEESPRLGAMTLRPTPDSVPRARRWFRRFIAPYDPRCSVDDCVLALSELVTNAVLHGRADAEWVLRVEWFRDGTSLRVEVHNPGLPEGVCLRRPDADDLHGRGLLLVDSVAASWDCGPSRFGGTVVSFVMADAWPP, encoded by the coding sequence ATGAGCTTCGTGATCGACCGGTATCCCTGTGAGGAATCGCCACGGCTGGGGGCGATGACCCTGCGTCCGACGCCTGATTCAGTCCCTCGGGCCCGGCGCTGGTTCCGGAGGTTCATCGCACCGTACGACCCGCGCTGCTCGGTCGACGACTGTGTGCTGGCGCTCTCGGAGTTGGTGACCAACGCCGTCCTCCACGGGCGGGCGGACGCGGAGTGGGTCCTGCGGGTCGAGTGGTTCCGCGACGGGACCTCGCTGCGCGTGGAGGTGCACAACCCGGGCCTTCCAGAGGGTGTGTGCCTCCGCCGCCCGGACGCCGACGACCTCCATGGCCGAGGTCTTCTCCTGGTCGACTCCGTCGCCGCATCCTGGGACTGCGGACCGAGCCGTTTCGGGGGCACGGTCGTCTCCTTCGTCATGGCCGACGCCTGGCCCCCGTGA
- a CDS encoding GAF and ANTAR domain-containing protein has protein sequence MRPRDDDRRDGLGGDGPRSSGHGADPCQDPAERSRAAEAIAEGMGRAKPGEVPGRLCEVAVRLLPVTGASASLRSDGVPVQLCASGDLAAYLSDIQTTLGEGPCVEATETGRPVLARDLATGPDARRWPVYAQEATAVGVRAVYALPLGNDSVCVGTLDLYRDTPGTLTGPELHTARLIAAVMTVALMALPHGEEYDSQGGAPWLSGLAAEHDEVFQAVGMIMAQLGVGADEALARLRAHAFAHGRTAHDVARAVVTHRERFERDR, from the coding sequence GTGCGGCCCAGGGACGACGACCGTCGCGACGGGCTGGGCGGTGACGGTCCCCGGTCGTCCGGCCACGGAGCCGATCCCTGCCAGGACCCGGCGGAGCGCAGCCGCGCCGCCGAGGCGATCGCCGAGGGCATGGGGCGCGCCAAACCCGGCGAAGTCCCGGGGCGCCTGTGCGAGGTGGCGGTACGGCTGCTGCCGGTCACCGGAGCGAGCGCCTCGCTGCGCAGCGACGGCGTCCCCGTTCAGTTGTGCGCCAGCGGCGACCTGGCCGCCTATCTGTCCGACATCCAGACCACCCTGGGCGAGGGCCCGTGCGTGGAGGCCACGGAGACCGGCCGGCCCGTGCTCGCCCGCGACCTGGCGACCGGCCCGGACGCCCGCCGCTGGCCGGTCTACGCCCAGGAGGCCACGGCCGTCGGGGTGCGCGCCGTCTACGCGCTGCCGCTCGGCAACGACTCGGTGTGCGTGGGCACCCTCGACCTCTACCGGGACACTCCCGGCACCCTCACCGGCCCCGAACTGCACACCGCGCGCCTGATCGCCGCCGTGATGACGGTGGCCCTGATGGCGCTGCCGCACGGTGAGGAGTACGACAGCCAGGGCGGCGCGCCCTGGCTGAGCGGCCTGGCCGCCGAACACGACGAGGTCTTCCAGGCCGTCGGCATGATCATGGCCCAGCTCGGCGTGGGCGCCGACGAGGCCCTGGCCCGCCTGCGCGCCCACGCCTTCGCCCACGGCCGCACCGCCCACGACGTGGCCCGCGCCGTCGTCACGCACCGGGAACGCTTCGAACGGGACCGGTGA